The following are encoded in a window of Manihot esculenta cultivar AM560-2 chromosome 8, M.esculenta_v8, whole genome shotgun sequence genomic DNA:
- the LOC110621102 gene encoding transcriptional activator DEMETER, translated as MDVGRENLKEVQIEDSWIPKTPFKPILPKPHVIYTNRQGNQLYQANGSGSKPFSTGLSQETRDGMSSACSNSAVDGNLKAVLGAQKGIAGDTVETCGGLPINGTARWNFTSLLAFQDQTSAATTVAASYKIEDFPLGSNHSSINDAQATPHEHAYDLNLPPGGAADGKTTSQFQIIPLTPEKDATTGCRQVTQMQHVYTYQKENQERNEENGNATLDNNRFQTDTELHELTNNNTSAPICTLIEENHNPGNAGSHAISLNETPQQKPKRKRHRPKVITEGKPRTKPVTAKPSTSTVSPTGKRKYVRKKPLNKAPTTTPAESKDNPTGKRRYVRKKPLNKASTTTPLEVTGGSIDPKALEPANKSCRRSLNFDIEGKPGEEHSKPQEQDVSRGNQSKSTVSIGQGIEVLVEATQAGIPYDLADSVNQMLKDYMLFAEKQAPSTPLPKQTYNPRRKGNDNFQDSHAKVEVQVTIHTVQQNTTQIILPADTQLPSVNPDNSNSSPCTILTDKGKANGSKRKHLSFVQQPDSCNTNLTGIRYNSLPAYQIMFPSIFKKKRTEKGQCSTTSSTSCVTAAEDMGRQEETCPQKDASADPSTSTSNCMISASHSSSNGIPGAHGETGGLQCELQTSGPLISQRERSTRKRSKGPNQIQGLASVAKVATDVLHCDCKTQVMADKNEHQVEDSNRPQTCIEALVAEMRGTLKTKKRTKKRFFLVNSTSSSANGEQSHGRIILYNQHQFLAKSLGAPQEVIWRQMSPVDAIVEQLQHLDINRESDGIAYSNHSALVPYKIKDQPNALVLYRRDGSIIPSTDAFEPIKKRRPRPKVYLDEETNRVWKLLLGNINSEGIDGTDEEKAKWWEEEREVFRGRTDSFIARMHLVQGDRRFSQWKGSVVDSVIGVFLTQNVSDHLSSSAFMALAARFPLKSRSNTNPFYEEGTSSAIEKPIVCMPDLEEAIKWNEMSNHSICDQSSMTLHDSELDEEQEVVNSNESSTSSNVIISSTSCIETYYQSKAKTSTTETTNTAYNGNIEEKKSATDDAFSSQNSVILSQNSVDSPSAQIAERRESFPRNNLEVEDLIDRSKFVSWKSSSSFMELLIKAGSNKLHEEVSEGNGTILSNQNPKDEHENTQNAGNDFHTPKIYNVDSPKSSLEASVAPSTNCHLHHIPNLGGVGVEFYKMIAEERRVYEVSNNSRRNSMKEPSSFISESGSQTTDDNNLTVAPQEASRSPTPNNPPYGIQEGQHITTLSQSKPIADLNIVSNSLDQTQNNEMQKEPCMRNPGVTLDIVESSSALNEQENNSQRTESDLIEHGFSEIKEINDMNAANRKAKSRRVGKEIRENVDWDALRKQAEAKGKRQRTPNTMDSLDWEALRCADVNDIAETIKDRGMNNVLAERIKNFLNRLVRDHGSIDLEWLRDIPPDKAKEYLLSVRGLGLKSVECVRLLTLQHLAFPVDTNVGRIAVRLGWVPLQPLPESLQLHLLELYPVLESIQKYIWPRLCKLDQRTLYELHYQMITFGKVFCTKSKPNCNACPMRGECRHFASAFASARLALPGPDEKSIVSSAKNSTNEQNPAVMVEQVPLLLPQATEQSEGNQLLESNLQLEARYGVSNCEPIVEEPSSPEPECPQVTENDMEDALCEDPDEIPTIKLNIEEFTQNLQNYMQENMELQEGDMSKALVALTAEAASIPTPKLKNVSQLRTEHHVYELPDSHPLLQGLERREPDDPCSYLLAIWTPGEMANSVQPPESRCNSQEYGKLCDEKTCFSCNSIREANSQIVRGTLLIPCRTAMRGSFPLNGTYFQVNEVFADHDSSLNPIDVPRTWIWNLPRRTVYFGTSIPTIFKGMTTEAIQHCFWRGYVCVRGFDQKTRAPRPLMARLHFPASKLNKTRGRGSDD; from the exons ATGGATGTAGGCCGAGAGAACCTAAAGGAAGTACAGATTGAGGATTCTTGGATTCCAAAAACTCCTTTCAAGCCTATTCTACCAAAACCACATGTGATCTACACAAACAGGCAAGGAAACCAGCTTTACCAAGCAAACGGATCAGGATCAAAGCCATTTTCAACTGGTTTATCTCAAGAAACTAGAGATGGGATGTCGAGTGCATGTTCAAATTCTGCTGTGGATGGCAACTTGAAGGCAGTCTTAGGAGCTCAAAAGGGCATTGCTGGTGACACTGTTGAAACGTGCGGAGGACTTCCCATCAACGGCACAGCCAGATGGAACTTCACATCTCTTTTGGCTTTTCAAGATCAGACCTCAGCAGCCACCACTGTTGCAGCATCCTACAAGATTGAAGATTTCCCGCTTGGATCAAATCATTCTAGTATCAACG ATGCTCAGGCCACACCTCATGAACATGCTTACGACCTTAACTTGCCTCCTGGGGGAGCAGCAGATGGCAAGACCACCTCCCAGTTCCAGATCATTCCCTTAACACCAGAGAAGGATGCAACAACAGGATGCAGACAAGTCACTCAAATGCAACATGTATACACTTATCAAAAGGAGAATCAGGAAAGAAATGAGGAGAATGGAAATGCTACACTTGACAACAACAGGTTCCAAACTGACACAGAACTTCACGAGCTCACAAACAACAACACATCTGCTCCTATTTGCACACTAATAGAGGAAAATCACAATCCCGGCAATGCAGGCAGCCATGCTATTAGCCTTAACGAGACACCACAGCAGAAGCCTAAAAGGAAAAGGCACAGGCCAAAAGTAATCACAGAAGGCAAACCTAGGACTAAACCAGTAACTGCAAAGCCTTCTACTTCCACAGTGAGCCCAACAGGCAAGAGGAAGTATGTGCGAAAGAAACCGCTTAACAAAGCCCCAACAACTACCCCAGCAGAATCTAAAGATAACCCAACAGGTAAGAGGCGGTATGTGCGGAAGAAACCTCTCAACAAAGCCTCAACAACTACCCCATTAGAAGTAACTGGAGGGTCCATTGATCCAAAAGCACTTGAGCCTGCCAACAAGTCATGCAGAAGGTCCTTAAATTTTGACATTGAAGGGAAACCAGGAGAAGAACATTCTAAACCACAAGAACAAGATGTTAGCAGAGGAAATCAATCAAAATCAACTGTCAGTATTGGGCAAGGAATTGAAGTTTTGGTAGAAGCCACTCAAGCAGGCATTCCATATGATCTTGCTGATTCTGTGAACCAAATGCTTAAAGATTATATGTTATTTGCTGAAAAGCAAGCACCAAGTACACCACTTCCTAAACAGACTTATAACCCAAGGAGAAAAGGGAATGACAATTTCCAAGACAGCCATGCCAAAGTAGAAGTCCAAGTGACTATTCACACTGTACAGCAGAACACCACACAGATCATATTGCCAGCAGACACTCAACTGCCATCAGTAAACccagacaactccaacagcAGCCCCTGCACAATCTTGACAGACAAAGGAAAAGCAAATGGATCAAAAAGGAAGCATCTCAGTTTTGTTCAACAGCCAGACTCTTGCAACACAAATCTAACTGGTATTCGCTACAATTCTTTACCTGCATACCAGATAATGTTTCCAAGCATTTTCAAGAAAAAGAGGACTGAAAAAGGGCAATGTTCAACTACATCCAGCACATCTTGTGTGACTGCTGCAGAAGACATGGGGAGACAAGAAGAGACGTGTCCACAAAAGGATGCCAGTGCAGATCCTTCTACATCAACATCCAATTGTATGATTTCTGCTTCACATTCTAGTTCTAATGGAATTCCAGGTGCACATGGAGAAACAGGAGGCCTTCAGTGTGAACTGCAAACTTCTGGCCCTCTTATAAGTCAAAGAGAGAGGTCAACAAGAAAGAGATCCAAAGGTCCTAATCAAATTCAAGGTCTGGCTTCAGTAGCCAAAGTAGCAACTGATGTGTTGCATTGCGATTGCAAGACACAAGTAATGGCAGATAAAAATGAGCATCAAGTTGAGGACTCGAATAGACCTCAAACATGTATAGAAGCTCTAGTTGCAGAGATGCGGGGAACATTAAAGACAAAGAAGAGAACTAAAAAGAGGTTCTTTCTTGTTAATTCCACATCCTCCAGTGCAAATGGGGAGCAATCCCATGGAAGAATCATCTTATACAATCAGCACCAATTCTTAGCCAAGTCATTAG GTGCTCCTCAAGAAGTAATATGGAGACAGATGTCTCCTGTTGATGCAATAGTTGAGCAATTACAGCATCTAGACATTAATAGGGAAAGTGATGGCATTGCATATAGCAATCACAGTGCCCTTGTTCCTTACAAGATTAAGGATCAACCGAATGCATTAGTCCTTTATAGACGAGATGGCAGTATCATACCCTCCACTGATGCATTTGAGCCCATCAAGAAAAGACGTCCTCGTCCTAAAGTTTACCTAGATGAAGAAACTAACAGAGTGTGGAAACTTTTGTTGGGAAACATCAATAGTGAAGGCATTGATGGAACCGATGAAGAGAAGGCAAAGTGGTGGGAGGAAGAACGAGAAGTGTTCCGCGGACGTACAGACTCATTTATAGCACGGATGCATCTTGTACAAG GGGATAGGCGCTTCTCTCAATGGAAGGGATCAGTTGTGGACTCGGTGATTGGAGTATTTCTTACTCAAAATGTCTCTGACCATCTTTCCAG TTCTGCATTTATGGCACTTGCTGCACGTTTtcccttgaaatcaagaagtaATACCAATCCATTCTATGAAGAAGGGACAAGTTCAGCGATTGAGAAGCCAATAGTATGCATGCCAGATCTAGAAGAAGCCATAAAATGGAATGAAATGTCAAATCACTCAATTTGTGACCAAAGCTCCATGACCCTCCATGACTCTGAGCTAGATGAAGAACAAGAGGTGGTCAATAGCAATGAGTCTTCTACAAGCAGTAACGTTATCATTAGCTCCACAAGTTGCATAGAGACATACTACCAATCAAAGGCAAAAACATCGACCACAGAGACCACCAATACAGCATATAATGGTAatatagaagaaaagaaaagtgcaACAGATGATGCATTTTCATCTCAAAATTCTGTGATCTTGTCTCAGAACTCTGTGGATTCACCAAGTGCTCAAATTGCTGAAAGAAGAGAATCTTTCCCCCGGAACAACTTAGAAGTAGAAGACTTAATTGATAGATCTAAATTCGTTAGTTGGAAGAGCTCTAGTTCTTTTATGGAGCTTTTAATAAAGGCTGGATCTAACAAGCTACATGAAGAAGTTAGTGAAGGCAATGGCACCATTTTGTCTAATCAGAACCCAAAAGATGAGCATGAGAATACCCAAAATGCAGGAAATGACTTCCATACGCCAAAGATATACAATGTAGATAGTCCCAAAAGCTCCTTAGAAGCATCTGTGGCCCCATCCACCAACTGTCATTTGCATCACATCCCGAACTTAGGAGGTGTGGGAGTTGAGTTTTACAAGATGATTGCTGAGGAAAGAAGAGTTTATGAAGTATCCAATAACAGCCGCAGAAACAGTATGAAAGAACCCAGTTCTTTTATATCAGAATCTGGCAGTCAAACTACAGATGACAATAATCTGACTGTTGCTCCTCAAGAAGCATCAAGATCTCCAACTCCAAATAATCCACCATATGGCATTCAAGAAGGCCAGCATATAACCACCCTAAGTCAAAGCAAGCCCATTGCAGACCTGAACATTGTCAGCAATTCACTAGATCAGACACAAAACAACGAAATGCAGAAAGAACCGTGCATGCGAAATCCAGGAGTAACCTTAGATATTGTGGAAAGTAGCAGTGCACTTAATGAGCAAGAAAATAATTCACAAAGAACTGAATCAGACTTGATTGAGCATGGCTTTTCAGAAATCAAGGAGATTAATGATATGAATGCTGCTAACAGAAAAGCAAAGAGCAGAAGAGTTGGCAAGGAGATAAGAGAAAATGTTGACTGGGATGCTTTGAGAAAACAGGCAGAAGCAAAGGGGAAGAGACAAAGAACGCCAAACACAATGGACTCATTGGACTGGGAAGCTCTGAGATGTGCAGATGTTAATGATATTGCCGAAACAATCAAAGATCGTGGAATGAACAATGTGCTTGCAGAACGTATAAAG AATTTTCTTAATCGACTGGTTAGAGACCACGGAAGCATTGATCTGGAATGGTTGAGAGATATTCCACCGGACAAAGCAAA GGAGTATCTGCTAAGCGTAAGGGGACTGGGACTGAAAAGTGTGGAGTGCGTCCGGCTTTTGACACTTCAACATCTTGCATTTCCA GTTGACACAAATGTTGGACGCATCGCAGTACGATTGGGCTGGGTCCCACTTCAGCCCTTGCCTGAATCACTTCAATTGCATCTTCTAGAGTT GTACCCAGTGCTGGAATCaattcaaaaatatatttgGCCCCGATTGTGCAAACTCGACCAAAGAACTCT GTATGAACTACATTACCAGATGATTACTTTTGGAAAG GTATTCTGTACCAAAAGCAAACCCAATTGCAACGCCTGTCCAATGCGAGGAGAATGCAGACATTTCGCAAGTGCATTTGCAAG TGCAAGACTTGCGCTGCCCGGGCCAGATGAGAAAAGTATAGTTAGCTCAGCTAAAAACAGCACAAATGAGCAAAACCCTGCTGTTATGGTTGAACAAGTGCCGCTATTACTACCCCAAGCAACTGAACAATCAGAAGGAAATCAGCTGCTAGAATCCAACCTGCAATTAGAAGCAAGATATGGAGTCAGCAATTGTGAACCCATTGTCGAAGAACCATCATCACCAGAACCAGAATGCCCACAAGTAACCGAAAATGATATGGAGGATGCCTTATGTGAGGATCCTGATGAAATTCCTACAATCAAGCTTAATATTGAAGAGTTCACTCAAAATTTGCAGAATTATATGCAAGAAAACATGGAACTTCAAGAAGGAGACATGTCAAAAGCCTTGGTTGCTTTGACGGCAGAAGCTGCCTCAATTCCCACACCCAAGCTTAAGAATGTGAGTCAGCTGCGAACAGAGCACCACGT ATATGAACTTCCAGATTCCCATCCTCTTCTGCAAGGG TTGGAAAGACGAGAACCAGATGATCCATGCTCGTACCTTCTTGCCATATGGACACCAG GTGAAATGGCAAATTCTGTTCAGCCACCTGAAAGTAGATGCAACTCGCAAGAATATGGAAAACTGTGTGATGAGAAGACGTGTTTCTCTTGCAACAGTATACGGGAAGCAAATTCACAAATTGTTCGGGGAACACTTCTG ATACCATGTCGAACAGCAATGAGAGGAAGCTTTCCCCTCAATGGCACATATTTTCAAGTTAATGAG GTATTTGCTGATCACGATTCTAGCTTGAACCCAATTGATGTTCCTAGAACTTGGATATGGAATCTACCAAGACGGACAGTGTATTTTGGGACATCAATACCAACAATATTTAAAG GTATGACAACAGAAGCTATTCAACACTGTTTTTGGAGAG GATATGTTTGTGTGAGAGGATTCGACCAGAAGACACGGGCACCTCGTCCTTTGATGGCCAGGCTGCATTTTCCGGCCAGCAAGTTAAACAAGACAAGGGGCAGGGGTTCAGATGACTAG